Proteins encoded in a region of the Zea mays cultivar B73 chromosome 2, Zm-B73-REFERENCE-NAM-5.0, whole genome shotgun sequence genome:
- the LOC100194355 gene encoding peroxisomal 2,4-dienoyl-CoA reductase isoform X1 → MESPFRADVVKDKAALVTGGGSGICFEIAAQLARHGAQVAIMGRRREVLDKAVAALRSQGLRAVGFDGDVRNQEDAARVLAATVAHFGKLDILVNGAAGNFLASPEDLTPKGFRTVLEIDTLGTYTMCYEALKYLKKGGPGKGPSTGGLIINISATLHYSASWYQIHVSAAKAGVDSITRSLALEWGTDYDIRVNGIAPGPIQDTPGLRKLAPEEMSKGLREMMPLFKFGEKRDIAMAALYLASDAGKYVNGTTLVVDGGLWLSHPRHIPKEEVRELSKVVEKKVRASGVGVTSSKL, encoded by the exons ATGGAGTCACCGTTCCGGGCCGACGTGGTCAAGGACAAGGCGGCGCTGGTCACCGGCGGGGGATCCGGCATCTGCTTTGAGATCGCCGCCCAGCTCGCGCGCCACGGCGCGCAGGTCGCCATCATGGGCCGCCGCCGGGAGGTCCTCGACAAGGCCGTCGCCGCGCTCCGGTCCCAGGGCCTCCGG GCTGTTGGTTTCGATGGAGATGTCCGCAACCAGGAGGACGCGGCCAGAGTGCTTGCTGCAACAGTTGCACATTTTGGCAAGCTCGACATTCTTGTGAACGGTGCAGCTGGCAACTTCCTTGCTTCCCCGGAGGATTTGACGCCCAAGGGATTCAGAACTG TTCTTGAGATCGACACTTTGGGTACATACACAATGTGCTATGAAGCCCTCAAGTATCTGAAAAAGGGTGGGCCAGGAAAAGGCCCGTCCACTGGTGGACTAATCATTAACATAAGTGCAACACTGCATTACAGTGCTTCTTGGTACCAAATCCATGTCTCTGCTGCTAAG GCTGGGGTTGATAGCATCACAAGATCACTGGCTCTGGAGTGGGGAACAGATTATGACATTAGAGTCAACGGGATTGCACCTGGACCAATTCAAGACACCCCGGGGCTGAGGAAGCTTGCACCTGAAGAAATGAGCAAGGGGCTTCGAGAAATGATGCCATTGTTCAAATTTGGGGAGAAGCGGGACATAGCAATGGCTGCGCTCTACCTTGCTTCTGATGCAG GCAAATATGTAAATGGGACAACACTGGTGGTCGATGGAGGTCTTTGGTTAAGTCACCCTCGCCATATTCCCAAGGAGGAAGTTAGGGAGCTGTCGAAGGTGGTTGAGAAGAAGGTTAGGGCCTCTGGTGTTGGTGTAACATCTAGCAAATTGTGA
- the LOC100194355 gene encoding Peroxisomal 2,4-dienoyl-CoA reductase — translation MESPFRADVVKDKAALVTGGGSGICFEIAAQLARHGAQVAIMGRRREVLDKAVAALRSQGLRAVGFDGDVRNQEDAARVLAATVAHFGKLDILVNGAAGNFLASPEDLTPKGFRTVLEIDTLGTYTMCYEALKYLKKGGPGKGPSTGGLIINISATLHYSASWYQIHVSAAKAGVDSITRSLALEWGTDYDIRVNGIAPGPIQDTPGLRKLAPEEMSKGLREMMPLFKFGEKRDIAMAALYLASDAGKYVNGTTLVVDGGLWLSHPRHIPKEEVRELSKVVEKKV, via the exons ATGGAGTCACCGTTCCGGGCCGACGTGGTCAAGGACAAGGCGGCGCTGGTCACCGGCGGGGGATCCGGCATCTGCTTTGAGATCGCCGCCCAGCTCGCGCGCCACGGCGCGCAGGTCGCCATCATGGGCCGCCGCCGGGAGGTCCTCGACAAGGCCGTCGCCGCGCTCCGGTCCCAGGGCCTCCGG GCTGTTGGTTTCGATGGAGATGTCCGCAACCAGGAGGACGCGGCCAGAGTGCTTGCTGCAACAGTTGCACATTTTGGCAAGCTCGACATTCTTGTGAACGGTGCAGCTGGCAACTTCCTTGCTTCCCCGGAGGATTTGACGCCCAAGGGATTCAGAACTG TTCTTGAGATCGACACTTTGGGTACATACACAATGTGCTATGAAGCCCTCAAGTATCTGAAAAAGGGTGGGCCAGGAAAAGGCCCGTCCACTGGTGGACTAATCATTAACATAAGTGCAACACTGCATTACAGTGCTTCTTGGTACCAAATCCATGTCTCTGCTGCTAAG GCTGGGGTTGATAGCATCACAAGATCACTGGCTCTGGAGTGGGGAACAGATTATGACATTAGAGTCAACGGGATTGCACCTGGACCAATTCAAGACACCCCGGGGCTGAGGAAGCTTGCACCTGAAGAAATGAGCAAGGGGCTTCGAGAAATGATGCCATTGTTCAAATTTGGGGAGAAGCGGGACATAGCAATGGCTGCGCTCTACCTTGCTTCTGATGCAG GCAAATATGTAAATGGGACAACACTGGTGGTCGATGGAGGTCTTTGGTTAAGTCACCCTCGCCATATTCCCAAGGAGGAAGTTAGGGAGCTGTCGAAGGTGGTTGAGAAGAAG